Proteins encoded in a region of the Roseateles sp. SL47 genome:
- a CDS encoding phage tail protein has protein sequence MLKPNSLRQHLCSAVPALKRDPDKLAVFIRDGKLVSAGGESLSFEYRYTLNLVLLDYADHADAIMVPLLAWLQLNQPEIAENPDLREKALRFEVEFLNAATVDLSIEVDLTERVLVRPRDGGIGLDVKHLGEPAHAGATPSGETWEVFFQGERLAAWAFPVKT, from the coding sequence ATGCTCAAGCCCAATAGCCTGCGTCAGCACCTCTGCAGCGCTGTGCCTGCGCTGAAGCGCGATCCGGACAAGCTTGCCGTCTTCATCCGGGACGGCAAGCTGGTCAGCGCGGGCGGTGAGTCGCTCTCCTTTGAGTACCGCTACACGCTGAACCTGGTCCTGCTTGACTACGCCGACCACGCGGACGCCATCATGGTGCCCCTGCTTGCCTGGTTGCAGCTCAACCAGCCGGAAATCGCAGAGAACCCGGACCTTCGCGAGAAGGCGCTGCGTTTCGAAGTGGAGTTTCTCAACGCAGCGACCGTGGATCTCTCCATCGAGGTGGACCTTACGGAGCGCGTGCTCGTGCGGCCACGAGACGGCGGCATCGGCCTCGACGTGAAGCATCTCGGCGAACCAGCACATGCTGGCGCAACTCCCAGTGGGGAGACCTGGGAGGTGTTCTTTCAGGGTGAGCGGCTGGCGGCCTGGGCATTCCCAGTCAAGACATGA
- a CDS encoding terminase ATPase subunit family protein, which produces MPAEGVNADKRRTARHLYWQGWRVSSIAEWLEEPRSTVQGWKDAEAWDKAQPVERVEGALETRLVQLIAKDQKTGGDFKEIDLLGRQIERLARVRKYEKTGKEADLNPNIERRNAGPKKKPERNHFSEEHQEKVQAAFRDSLFGYQKVWLRNGHQRTRMILKSRQIGATWYFAREALMDAIETGRNQVFLSASKAQAHIFKQYILQFAAESCGVELAGDPIVLSNGAHIYFLGTNARTAQGYHGNFYFDEFFWTHRFEELNKVASGMAMHKQWRKTYFSTPSSIQHEAYQYWSGDKFNKRRAKNERVPFDLSHDRLGGGGFTGEDKVWRNIVNIIDAANSGCDLFDIDELRLEYTPEEFENLLMCGFIDDTFSVFPLSELQRCMVDSWEAWDDVKPFSMRPFGHRPVWVGYDPSHTGDTAGCVVVAPPATPGGKFRVLERHQFKGMDFEAQAEFIKKITERFNVQHIGIDTTGLGQGVYQIVQKFYPAAKAINYSLEVKTRMVLKAKSVISKGRLEFDAGWVDLAHAFLAIRRTLTASGRSVTYDAGRSEETGHADLAWACMHALDNEPLEGFTLQSRSIMEIS; this is translated from the coding sequence ATGCCCGCCGAGGGTGTCAATGCCGACAAGCGCCGCACTGCTCGCCACCTGTATTGGCAGGGATGGCGGGTGTCGTCCATTGCTGAATGGCTGGAAGAGCCGCGCTCGACCGTGCAGGGCTGGAAGGATGCCGAGGCCTGGGACAAGGCGCAGCCCGTGGAGCGCGTGGAGGGGGCGCTGGAGACGCGCCTGGTGCAGCTCATTGCCAAGGACCAGAAGACTGGCGGCGACTTCAAGGAGATTGACCTGCTGGGTCGCCAGATTGAGCGCCTGGCACGTGTGCGCAAATACGAAAAGACAGGCAAGGAAGCCGACCTCAACCCCAACATTGAGCGTCGCAACGCAGGTCCGAAGAAGAAGCCCGAGCGCAACCACTTCAGCGAAGAACACCAGGAGAAGGTGCAGGCGGCGTTCCGCGACTCGCTCTTCGGCTACCAGAAGGTCTGGCTGCGCAACGGTCACCAGCGCACGCGGATGATCCTCAAATCCCGGCAGATCGGCGCTACCTGGTACTTCGCCCGCGAGGCGTTGATGGATGCCATCGAGACGGGCCGCAACCAGGTGTTCCTGTCGGCTAGCAAGGCGCAGGCGCACATCTTCAAGCAGTACATCCTGCAGTTCGCGGCGGAGTCCTGTGGTGTCGAGCTGGCCGGCGACCCCATCGTGCTCTCCAACGGCGCCCACATCTACTTCCTGGGCACCAACGCTCGCACGGCCCAGGGATACCACGGCAACTTCTACTTCGACGAGTTCTTCTGGACGCATCGCTTCGAGGAACTGAACAAGGTCGCCTCTGGCATGGCCATGCACAAGCAGTGGCGCAAGACCTACTTCAGCACGCCCAGCTCGATCCAGCATGAGGCCTACCAGTACTGGAGCGGCGACAAGTTCAACAAGCGCCGTGCCAAGAACGAGCGTGTGCCGTTCGATCTGAGCCATGACCGCCTCGGTGGTGGCGGGTTCACCGGAGAGGACAAGGTCTGGCGCAACATCGTCAACATCATCGACGCCGCCAACAGCGGCTGCGATCTGTTCGACATCGACGAGCTGCGGCTGGAGTACACGCCAGAGGAGTTTGAGAACCTGCTGATGTGCGGGTTCATCGACGACACCTTTTCGGTGTTCCCGCTGTCTGAGCTGCAGCGCTGCATGGTGGACAGTTGGGAGGCTTGGGACGACGTCAAGCCGTTTTCCATGCGGCCCTTTGGACACCGGCCGGTGTGGGTGGGCTACGACCCGTCTCACACAGGGGACACGGCAGGTTGTGTCGTCGTCGCGCCCCCGGCGACGCCCGGCGGCAAATTCCGCGTGCTGGAACGCCACCAGTTCAAGGGCATGGACTTTGAGGCCCAGGCCGAGTTCATCAAGAAGATCACCGAGCGCTTCAACGTGCAGCACATCGGCATCGACACGACTGGGCTGGGGCAGGGCGTCTACCAGATCGTCCAGAAGTTCTACCCGGCGGCCAAGGCGATCAACTACTCGCTGGAGGTCAAAACGCGCATGGTCCTGAAAGCCAAGAGCGTGATCAGCAAGGGCCGCCTGGAGTTCGACGCGGGATGGGTGGATCTGGCGCATGCGTTCCTGGCCATCCGCCGCACGTTGACGGCCAGTGGCCGCAGCGTCACCTACGACGCGGGCCGCAGCGAGGAGACCGGCCACGCCGACCTTGCCTGGGCCTGCATGCACGCCCTCGATAACGAGCCCCTGGAGGGCTTCACGCTGCAGAGCCGCAGCATCATGGAGATCTCGTAA
- a CDS encoding GPO family capsid scaffolding protein encodes MTTQQPAPLVMPTKSRKFRVATEGATTDGRTIQREWLVQAAKNYDPKTFTALVNIEHIRSAYPDSTFRNYGKITAVEAKEEDGKMRLYAEIEPLPDLVTLTQAGQKLFTSIEINPKFADTDQAYLVGVAVTDNPASLGTEVLSFAAKNPKASPFAARKQHPDSLFTEAVETALAFADEPDDTGTFTAKLREVLAKFSSKKTGDDARFSELLDAMGEIGDHLGEQSKAFAAQKKRADQAETQFNALKAEVDQLKATVLKIDTTPAPGFTQRPPATGSSAGSAAQTDC; translated from the coding sequence ATGACGACACAGCAACCCGCACCGCTCGTCATGCCCACCAAGTCCCGCAAGTTCCGCGTCGCCACAGAAGGCGCCACCACCGACGGCCGCACCATCCAGCGTGAATGGCTGGTCCAAGCGGCGAAGAACTACGACCCCAAGACCTTCACCGCGCTCGTGAACATCGAGCACATCCGCAGCGCCTATCCCGACAGCACCTTCCGCAACTACGGGAAGATCACGGCGGTGGAGGCGAAGGAAGAGGACGGCAAGATGCGCCTCTATGCCGAGATCGAGCCGCTGCCCGACCTGGTCACGCTGACGCAAGCCGGCCAAAAGCTGTTCACCAGCATCGAGATCAATCCGAAGTTCGCGGATACCGACCAGGCCTACCTGGTCGGAGTGGCCGTCACGGACAACCCCGCAAGCCTGGGCACGGAGGTGCTGAGCTTCGCCGCGAAGAATCCGAAGGCCAGCCCCTTCGCGGCACGCAAGCAGCACCCGGACTCGCTCTTCACGGAGGCCGTGGAGACGGCACTGGCCTTCGCGGATGAGCCCGACGACACCGGCACGTTCACCGCCAAGCTGCGCGAGGTCCTCGCCAAGTTCTCGTCCAAGAAAACCGGGGACGACGCCCGCTTCAGCGAGCTGCTGGATGCCATGGGCGAGATCGGGGACCACTTGGGCGAGCAGTCCAAGGCCTTCGCTGCGCAGAAGAAGCGCGCCGACCAGGCCGAGACCCAGTTCAACGCCCTCAAGGCCGAAGTCGATCAACTCAAGGCCACGGTCCTGAAGATCGACACCACGCCCGCCCCCGGGTTCACGCAGCGCCCGCCAGCGACCGGCAGCAGCGCGGGCAGCGCCGCCCAGACCGACTGCTGA
- the gpM gene encoding phage terminase small subunit, translating to MSLSPARAHRARTLAALSAAAAPAGGEVVGGAYELMLAQLVEHRRQLRDIQSVERKIEAKRVFLPAYRDWVEQTLEHGQGAQDQVLMTVLVWLIDVGDFGTALMVARYALAHGLKMPDQYDRNLATVLLDEIGGAALSGKTLFGSECIRVLEQICEMTQGEDTPDQARAKVHKALGYAYMGRRGGSEVDVNQLDLPAARLALQQCRRAYELFEQVGVKKDIERLERRLKAADDSGA from the coding sequence ATGAGCCTCAGTCCTGCCCGCGCCCACCGCGCCCGCACGCTCGCGGCTCTTTCCGCTGCCGCAGCGCCGGCCGGCGGGGAAGTGGTTGGCGGCGCCTATGAGCTAATGCTGGCCCAGCTCGTCGAGCACCGGCGCCAGCTCCGCGACATTCAGTCCGTGGAGCGCAAGATCGAGGCCAAGCGCGTCTTCCTCCCCGCCTATCGGGATTGGGTGGAACAGACCCTGGAGCACGGCCAGGGCGCGCAGGACCAGGTGCTCATGACCGTGCTGGTCTGGTTGATCGATGTCGGTGACTTCGGCACCGCGCTCATGGTCGCCCGCTATGCGCTGGCCCATGGGCTGAAGATGCCCGATCAGTACGACCGCAACCTGGCCACCGTGCTGCTCGACGAGATCGGCGGCGCCGCGCTCTCGGGCAAGACCCTGTTCGGCAGCGAGTGCATCCGCGTCTTGGAGCAGATCTGCGAAATGACGCAGGGCGAAGACACCCCCGACCAGGCACGCGCCAAGGTCCACAAGGCCCTGGGCTACGCCTACATGGGCCGTCGCGGCGGCAGCGAGGTGGACGTCAACCAGCTCGACTTGCCCGCCGCGCGCCTGGCGCTGCAGCAGTGCCGCCGCGCCTACGAGCTCTTCGAGCAAGTGGGCGTGAAAAAGGACATTGAGCGCCTGGAGCGTCGGCTGAAGGCCGCCGACGACTCCGGCGCCTGA
- a CDS encoding head completion/stabilization protein, with the protein MSFLGTPPSPAAADEPTLTNNGWFPDIDLADLRKTVRLDGTVTSERLRHAALDAMGSVNAELASYQEAQQYAGHASLAKVPAAALNGESVKLQCYRRAVYAGVQASLVEAYRDFDTTGAGDKAAEKLELRLDGLRRDVRWAIADLVGRRRTTVELI; encoded by the coding sequence ATGAGCTTCCTCGGAACCCCACCCTCCCCCGCCGCAGCGGACGAACCCACCCTGACCAACAACGGGTGGTTCCCGGACATTGACCTGGCAGACCTTCGCAAGACGGTCCGCCTGGATGGCACGGTCACGTCCGAGCGCCTGCGCCACGCAGCGCTGGACGCCATGGGCAGCGTCAATGCAGAGCTGGCGAGTTACCAGGAGGCTCAGCAATACGCCGGCCACGCCTCGCTGGCCAAGGTCCCCGCCGCCGCGCTGAATGGCGAGAGCGTGAAGCTGCAGTGCTATCGGCGGGCCGTGTATGCCGGCGTGCAAGCCAGCCTGGTGGAGGCCTACCGCGACTTTGATACGACCGGGGCCGGGGACAAGGCTGCAGAGAAGCTGGAGCTGCGGCTGGACGGCCTTCGACGAGATGTGCGGTGGGCCATCGCTGACCTGGTCGGCCGCCGCCGCACCACGGTGGAGCTGATCTGA
- a CDS encoding phage portal protein, whose translation METTEAPGSSIASGKMEAFTFGDAMPVLDRRELLDYVECGRAGKWYEPPVSWEGLAKTFRASTHHSSSIYFKRNVLVSTFKPHKLLSAETFGALVLDFLTFGNGYLELQRSRTGKLLELKHALAKYVRRGTDLETYYFVRGWRDDHQFAPDSVFHMREADINQEIYGLPEYLSSLQAAWLNESATLFRRRYYNNGSHAGFILYISDPAQQQEDIDGIREALKNSKGPGNFRNLFLYSPNGKKDGVQLIPVSEVAAKDDFFNIKSVSRDDVLAAHRIPPQLLGIVPSNTGGFGAVLPAATVFARNEIEPLQARFHALNDWIGDEVVRFLPYSLQ comes from the coding sequence ATGGAAACGACAGAAGCCCCGGGCAGCAGCATTGCGTCCGGGAAGATGGAAGCCTTCACCTTCGGTGACGCGATGCCGGTGCTCGACCGGCGCGAGCTGCTGGACTACGTGGAGTGCGGCCGGGCCGGAAAGTGGTACGAGCCGCCTGTGAGCTGGGAAGGCCTGGCGAAGACCTTCCGTGCCAGCACTCACCACAGCAGCAGCATCTACTTCAAGCGCAACGTGCTGGTGTCCACGTTCAAGCCGCACAAGTTGCTGAGCGCGGAGACGTTCGGCGCACTGGTTCTGGACTTCCTCACCTTCGGCAACGGCTATCTGGAGCTGCAGCGTAGCCGAACGGGCAAGCTGCTGGAGCTGAAGCACGCGCTGGCGAAGTATGTGCGGCGTGGTACCGACCTGGAGACGTATTACTTCGTGCGCGGCTGGCGGGACGACCACCAGTTCGCGCCCGACTCCGTCTTCCACATGCGGGAGGCCGACATCAATCAGGAGATCTATGGCCTGCCGGAATATCTCAGCTCATTGCAGGCGGCCTGGCTGAACGAGTCGGCCACGCTGTTCCGGCGCCGCTATTACAACAACGGCAGCCACGCGGGCTTCATCCTCTACATCAGCGACCCGGCGCAGCAGCAGGAGGACATCGATGGCATTCGGGAGGCGCTGAAAAACAGCAAGGGCCCAGGCAACTTCCGGAACCTGTTCCTCTACAGCCCGAACGGTAAGAAGGACGGTGTGCAGCTCATCCCGGTGAGCGAGGTTGCGGCCAAGGACGACTTCTTCAACATCAAGAGCGTGAGTCGGGACGACGTGCTGGCGGCCCACCGCATCCCGCCTCAGTTGCTGGGCATCGTGCCGAGTAACACTGGCGGGTTCGGTGCGGTGCTGCCAGCCGCGACGGTGTTCGCTCGCAACGAGATTGAGCCGTTGCAGGCGCGATTTCATGCGTTGAATGATTGGATAGGCGATGAGGTAGTGAGATTCTTGCCCTATTCTCTACAGTAG
- a CDS encoding phage virion morphogenesis protein: MTDDLRALDDWLSPLIDQLGPAARRRLARELARDLRRSQQQRIAAQLNPDGSAYEPRKVTLLELKGHIRRGAMFSRIRAAKHLRVDATADEASVGFAGRVARIASVHQLGLRDRVRPDGPEVQYAARRLLGLTPLEREAIRDKVLQSLADKT; the protein is encoded by the coding sequence ATGACCGACGACCTCAGAGCGCTGGACGATTGGCTGTCACCACTCATTGACCAGCTCGGCCCTGCAGCTCGGCGCCGCCTCGCTCGCGAGCTGGCGCGCGATCTGCGCCGCTCGCAGCAACAGCGAATCGCTGCTCAGTTAAATCCAGACGGCTCGGCCTATGAGCCGCGCAAGGTCACGCTCCTGGAGTTGAAGGGCCACATCCGCCGTGGCGCCATGTTCTCCAGGATCCGGGCCGCCAAGCACCTCAGGGTGGATGCAACCGCCGATGAGGCCAGCGTAGGCTTTGCTGGCCGAGTGGCCCGCATTGCCTCCGTTCACCAGCTCGGCCTGCGAGATCGTGTCAGACCCGATGGCCCTGAGGTCCAGTACGCGGCGCGCCGGCTACTCGGCCTGACACCCCTGGAGCGCGAAGCCATCCGCGACAAAGTGCTCCAGTCCCTGGCCGACAAAACTTGA
- a CDS encoding tail protein X, translated as MQVRTLQGDTVDALCWRHLGRTDGVVADTLLLNPGLAEWGPILPVGLLVELPTPKPSTRDMVQLWT; from the coding sequence ATGCAGGTCCGCACCCTTCAGGGCGACACGGTCGATGCGCTGTGTTGGCGCCACCTCGGCCGCACAGACGGCGTCGTGGCCGACACGCTCCTCCTCAACCCCGGCCTGGCCGAGTGGGGTCCCATCCTGCCGGTGGGCCTGCTCGTGGAACTCCCCACCCCCAAACCCAGCACCCGCGACATGGTGCAGCTCTGGACTTGA
- a CDS encoding AIPR family protein: MHRIVKTHLGSFVESFSLQADDEAKQFEKFATYCIISSRFSGAFDLDDVVTGTGDEGIDGLAVVIDEAITASIEDAEEVFVSPRRNHDVDMVFIQAKRSEGFDLGDFLKFKEGILRFATASPYAATDDVLAESRGMFDVVLRQVPKLRNGRPSLIARFVATGIYQRPDALEVALSDFHNQLHALGIFHEIDVKFVDRDELTRLWVDTYSGVNASLPAYSMAALPNIAGIDEAYLAVVRASDFVNNLLKTEDGNLRTQVFEENVRSFLGSENPVNKSIAATLASDSSSRFPVLNNGITIVSPDVQLQGTTLHLANFQIVNGCQTSNVLFENRATLGEVMVNVKIVETQLEDVFSELVRATNSQTKVEDTQFLSLKPIVRKVEQFFNTYDGADGRLYLERRDRQYVGQDIPNTRIFSLHNAAKCVAAMWCNRPDLASRYPKKMYEELTDQIFSDDTKEIVFYAACLTLYRFTLLVSNRIIPQNLKRFKWHMLPVVWAIVNGKNTPKLNSRAAERHAEAIINIMAQHGAPANEVFGRVTEICNSLGEATTDRLKRQNILGEMLALV; encoded by the coding sequence ATGCACAGAATTGTCAAAACTCATCTGGGAAGCTTCGTAGAGAGTTTTTCATTACAGGCAGATGATGAGGCAAAGCAGTTTGAAAAGTTCGCGACCTACTGCATCATCTCCAGTCGCTTCAGCGGGGCCTTCGACCTAGACGACGTAGTTACAGGCACTGGGGACGAAGGCATTGATGGCTTGGCGGTTGTAATTGATGAGGCGATCACGGCGTCAATAGAGGATGCTGAGGAAGTATTCGTTTCGCCTCGTCGGAATCACGACGTTGACATGGTCTTTATTCAAGCTAAGCGTTCAGAAGGATTCGACTTAGGCGACTTTCTCAAGTTCAAAGAGGGGATCTTGCGCTTCGCTACCGCGTCGCCTTATGCAGCCACCGATGACGTCCTCGCTGAGTCGCGTGGCATGTTCGATGTGGTCCTACGACAGGTACCAAAGCTTCGAAATGGCCGACCGTCTTTGATCGCGAGGTTCGTTGCAACTGGAATATATCAACGGCCTGATGCACTTGAGGTGGCGCTGAGTGACTTTCATAATCAGCTGCACGCCCTTGGAATATTTCACGAGATTGACGTCAAATTCGTCGATCGTGATGAACTAACTCGGCTTTGGGTGGACACCTATTCAGGAGTCAATGCAAGCCTCCCGGCTTACAGCATGGCCGCACTACCCAACATTGCCGGCATAGATGAAGCTTATCTGGCTGTAGTACGTGCAAGCGATTTTGTAAATAATCTACTCAAGACCGAAGATGGAAATCTTCGAACACAGGTATTCGAGGAAAACGTCAGGTCATTCCTCGGCTCGGAGAATCCCGTCAACAAGTCTATCGCAGCGACATTAGCCTCGGACTCGTCGAGTCGCTTCCCGGTACTCAATAACGGCATAACAATTGTGAGCCCCGACGTGCAGTTGCAAGGCACAACGCTCCATCTCGCCAACTTTCAGATTGTGAATGGTTGTCAGACATCGAATGTTCTATTTGAGAATAGAGCAACGCTTGGCGAAGTTATGGTAAACGTCAAGATTGTCGAGACACAATTGGAGGACGTATTCTCGGAACTGGTAAGAGCGACCAACAGTCAGACGAAGGTTGAAGACACACAATTTCTTTCCCTAAAGCCAATTGTTAGAAAGGTGGAACAGTTCTTCAATACTTACGATGGCGCGGATGGCCGCCTATACCTTGAACGGAGAGATCGGCAATATGTGGGACAAGACATCCCAAACACCAGAATATTCTCACTGCACAATGCCGCCAAATGTGTGGCGGCAATGTGGTGCAACCGCCCCGACCTTGCCTCAAGGTATCCGAAGAAAATGTACGAGGAATTGACAGATCAAATCTTCTCAGATGACACCAAGGAAATTGTATTCTACGCCGCCTGCCTAACACTTTATCGCTTCACGCTGTTAGTTTCAAACCGGATAATTCCACAGAATCTAAAGAGATTTAAGTGGCACATGCTACCTGTCGTTTGGGCCATCGTGAACGGGAAAAACACGCCAAAGCTCAATTCCCGCGCCGCCGAACGGCACGCAGAAGCGATCATCAACATAATGGCTCAACACGGCGCGCCCGCAAATGAAGTCTTTGGTCGAGTGACAGAAATTTGCAATTCGCTTGGCGAAGCAACAACGGACCGATTGAAACGGCAGAACATCCTGGGAGAGATGCTCGCATTGGTTTAA
- a CDS encoding DUF1484 family protein, producing MSATRNGAGSRPTPDLRPFPELVGMVNAAELGLEGLIDLLDKASESHMRSDHLAQLLRPLHQQLSKATTDLNNMRV from the coding sequence ATGAGTGCCACGCGTAACGGCGCTGGTAGCCGCCCCACACCAGACCTCCGGCCCTTCCCCGAGCTCGTTGGCATGGTCAACGCCGCCGAGTTGGGCCTGGAGGGGCTAATCGACCTGCTGGACAAGGCCAGCGAATCACACATGCGCAGCGACCACCTGGCGCAATTGCTGCGACCTCTGCACCAGCAGCTCAGCAAGGCCACCACAGATCTAAACAACATGCGCGTCTAA
- a CDS encoding glycoside hydrolase family protein → MSRAPRIVIGALSLSAAGLVGLATRENYMEQAAVPVKGDVPTLGFGSTTHLDGSPVRLGDRTTPVKALQRTLAYTAQAEADIKKCIDVPLHQGEFDLYMDFAYQYGVPTFCASAVAVHLRAQRYAQACDALLSYRFMSDSRPHDGWTVSKRNAAGHPVRWQFDCAQPGNKVCLGVWTRQQARHSRCMELQS, encoded by the coding sequence ATGAGCCGCGCCCCTCGCATCGTCATCGGTGCCCTCAGTCTCAGCGCCGCCGGCCTGGTGGGCCTCGCCACTCGCGAGAACTATATGGAGCAGGCTGCCGTCCCGGTCAAGGGTGATGTGCCGACGCTCGGATTCGGCAGCACCACCCACCTTGACGGCAGCCCGGTACGCCTGGGAGATCGGACAACCCCCGTCAAGGCGCTGCAGCGGACGCTGGCCTATACCGCACAGGCGGAGGCCGACATCAAGAAGTGCATCGACGTGCCGCTCCACCAGGGCGAGTTCGACCTCTACATGGACTTTGCCTACCAGTACGGTGTTCCAACCTTCTGTGCATCTGCCGTCGCCGTCCACCTCCGAGCCCAGCGCTACGCCCAGGCGTGCGACGCACTGCTGAGCTATCGATTCATGAGCGACTCCCGTCCTCACGACGGCTGGACGGTATCCAAGCGCAATGCGGCCGGCCACCCAGTCCGCTGGCAGTTTGACTGCGCCCAACCCGGCAACAAGGTCTGCCTAGGCGTCTGGACACGGCAGCAGGCCCGGCATAGCCGCTGCATGGAGCTTCAGTCGTGA
- a CDS encoding lysis system i-spanin subunit Rz — translation MKRKANTLLLIASALIAFWLGELHGQMRGSEAERQAADLREQAMSAQQAAAQAAQNQRYRATEAAMRDELAAAMQSFSRTIANEKDQHDRLVAGLRSGNVRVSVPIVAPSPTCTGQASGDPSLAAGAGHEARAELAPAAAADLDAIATDGNAAILQLNAVIDRYNAVKKQLDELAGHAQAQ, via the coding sequence GTGAAGCGGAAGGCCAACACCCTACTCCTGATCGCGTCCGCGTTGATCGCCTTCTGGCTCGGTGAGCTGCACGGACAGATGCGCGGCTCCGAAGCAGAACGCCAGGCGGCGGATCTCCGTGAACAGGCCATGTCTGCACAACAAGCCGCAGCCCAGGCAGCGCAGAACCAGCGCTATCGCGCCACCGAGGCAGCCATGCGTGACGAGCTGGCCGCCGCTATGCAGTCCTTCAGCAGAACCATCGCCAATGAAAAAGATCAGCATGACCGCCTTGTGGCTGGCCTTCGTAGCGGGAATGTCCGGGTGTCAGTCCCCATCGTCGCCCCCAGTCCGACTTGTACAGGCCAAGCCAGTGGAGATCCCAGCCTTGCCGCCGGAGCTGGGCACGAAGCGCGAGCCGAACTTGCGCCAGCGGCTGCAGCAGATCTTGACGCCATTGCCACCGACGGCAACGCCGCCATCCTCCAGCTCAACGCCGTCATCGACCGCTACAACGCGGTGAAGAAACAACTGGACGAGTTGGCGGGCCATGCTCAAGCCCAATAG
- a CDS encoding phage major capsid protein, P2 family, protein MRNETRLAFNSYLSRIAELSSVASAAHTFAVAPSVQQTLETKIQESSEFLQRINVIGVTEMEGEKLGLGISGPIASRTNTANKDRETRDLTGLDSSGYKCAKTNFDTHVSYAKLDAWAKFPDFQNRIRDVIVQRQALDRIMIGFNGVKAAAETDPNAFPLLQDVNIGWLQHMREDAPDRVMGKGKVAGKIVIGAGGDADYKNLDAAVFDAIQLLDPWYQQDPGLVAILGRDLMHDKLFPLVNGPTDPTERLAADVILSQKRVGGLAAATVPFFPANAILITRFDNLSLYWQEAARRRRVDDNPKRDRVENYESSNDAYVVEDYGMAALLENIQIEVA, encoded by the coding sequence ATGCGTAACGAAACCCGCTTGGCCTTCAACTCGTATCTGTCCCGCATCGCCGAGCTGAGCAGTGTTGCCTCCGCAGCGCATACCTTCGCTGTGGCCCCCAGCGTCCAGCAGACCCTCGAAACCAAGATTCAGGAATCCAGCGAGTTCCTGCAACGAATCAACGTCATCGGCGTCACCGAGATGGAAGGCGAAAAGCTGGGCCTGGGTATCTCCGGCCCCATCGCCAGCCGCACCAACACCGCCAACAAGGACCGGGAGACCCGCGACCTGACTGGTCTGGATTCCAGCGGCTACAAGTGCGCGAAGACCAATTTCGACACGCACGTCAGCTACGCCAAGCTGGACGCCTGGGCGAAGTTCCCGGACTTCCAGAACCGCATCCGCGACGTCATCGTCCAGCGCCAGGCCCTGGACCGCATCATGATCGGCTTCAATGGCGTCAAGGCCGCTGCGGAGACTGACCCGAACGCGTTCCCGCTGCTGCAGGACGTCAACATCGGGTGGCTGCAGCACATGCGTGAAGACGCCCCGGATCGCGTCATGGGCAAGGGCAAGGTCGCCGGCAAGATCGTGATCGGCGCCGGTGGCGATGCCGACTACAAGAACCTGGACGCTGCGGTCTTCGACGCCATCCAGCTCCTGGACCCCTGGTACCAGCAAGACCCCGGCCTGGTGGCGATCCTCGGCCGCGATTTGATGCACGACAAGCTGTTCCCCCTGGTGAATGGCCCGACCGATCCCACAGAGCGCCTGGCGGCCGATGTGATCCTGTCGCAAAAGCGCGTGGGCGGCCTGGCTGCAGCCACCGTCCCGTTCTTCCCGGCCAACGCGATTCTGATCACCCGCTTCGACAACCTGTCGCTGTACTGGCAGGAAGCCGCCCGGCGCCGCCGCGTGGACGACAACCCCAAGCGCGACCGGGTTGAGAACTACGAGTCGTCCAACGACGCCTACGTGGTCGAGGACTACGGCATGGCCGCGCTGCTGGAGAACATCCAGATCGAGGTGGCCTGA